The following are encoded in a window of Megalops cyprinoides isolate fMegCyp1 chromosome 16, fMegCyp1.pri, whole genome shotgun sequence genomic DNA:
- the LOC118790808 gene encoding phosphofurin acidic cluster sorting protein 1-like isoform X2, translated as MSERGGLPRTGGAPSPHMQPSKPVAITSNRPVQMNLFATWEVDRSSPSCVPRLFNLTLKKLVMLKELDRDLTSVVIAVKLQGSKRILRSNEILLSSAGLTETDLQLTFSLQYPHFLKRDANKLQIMLQRRKRYKNRTILGYKTLALGLINMAEVMQHPSEGAQVLGLHSQVKDTSVPVAEIRVYSLSSQPIDHEGPKAKLSDRSPDIDNYSEEEEESFSSEQEGSDDPAHSQYLFDEEDEVRKKKPRRKMTSNTAITRVNQPNIKQKFVALLKRFKVTDEVGFGLEHVSREQIQEVEEDLDELYDSLEMYNPSDSGPEMEETDSILSTPKPKLRPFFEGMSQSSSQTEIGSLNSKGSLGRDTFSPGEQPPSDRMKPSRSRTLDDALSETDTLELNEQDLFGDVGPCITVLVPEKPRTPLKSGKSESQTQPSPRLDGGHTPKQKRGTPLKDRQLSKPLSDRANSSEGERSPELGHSTQALRKAVYDQLNQVLLADSALPESLILVNSTDWQGQYVAELLQKQKQPVVCTCSGPEIQAVLSAVLTRIQKFCNCNSSMPRPVKVAAVGGQSYLGAILRFFVTQLANKTSDWLGHMRFLVVPLGSHPVAKHLGALDNRYSAAFLDSAWRDLFSRTEPPQTEVLDVAGRIAQYISGATVSHQLPIAEAMLTCKHRTQDEDSYQKFIPFIGVVKVGFIEPGPSSAGVDTEEGVAVNLAVPSTSPPSHGSPGGLMKDVAATPPSSPSMSAVLAGQGSPSMPHGADTIGLQVDYWLASLAEKRREGERRDTGCKNTLKSAFRSLQVSRLPGGGASDLQTQVNTMAMIVVTKEKNKKVATIFLGKKPKEKDVDSKSQVIEGISRLICSAKQQQTILKVSIDGVEWNDVKFFQLAAQWPTHVKYFPVGLFGYSKPPS; from the exons GCTGTTTAATCTAACCCTGAAGAAGCTGGTGATGCTGAAGGAGCTGGACAGAGACCTGACGTCAGTGGTCATCGCGGTCAAGCTCCAg gGTTCTAAGCGAATCCTGCGCTCCAATGAGATTTTGCTGTCCTCAGCTGGACTGACGGAGACAGACTTGCAGCTCACCTTCTCCTTACAG TACCCGCACTTCCTGAAGAGAGATGCTAATAAGCTTCAGATCATGCTGCAGCGCCGCAAGCGCTACAAAAACCGCACCATCCTGGGCTACAAGACACTGGCCCTGGGCCTGATCAACATGGCGGAG GTGATGCAGCACCCCAGCGAGGGGGCGCAGGTGCTTGGGCTGCACAGCCAGGTGAAGGACACCTCCGTCCCCGTGGCAGAGATCCGCGTCTACTCGCTGTCCAGCCAGCCTATCGACCATGAGGGGCCCAAGGCCAAACTGTCAG ATCGCTCACCGGACATTGATAATTactctgaggaggaggaggagagcttCTCATCAGAGCAGGAGGGCAGTGATGACCCCGCCCACAGCCAG TATCTGTTTGATGAAGAAGATGAAGTGAGGAAGAAGAAGCCAAGGCGCAAAATGACATCCAACACTGCCATCACACGAGTCAAT CAACCGAATATCAAGCAGAAGTTTGTGGCCTTGCTGAAGAGGTTCAAGGTTACTGATGAG GTGGGCTTCGGGCTGGAACACGTGTCCCGGGAGCAGAttcaggaggtggaggaggaccTGGACGAGCTGTACGACAGCCTGGAGATGTACAACCCCAGTGACAGTGGCCCAGAGATGGAGGAGACCGACAGCATCCTCAGCACCCCCAAACCCAAGCTGAG GCCTTTCTTTGAGGGTATGTCCCAGTCCAGCTCCCAGACTGAGATCGGCAGCCTCAACAGCAAAGGCAGTCTGGGCCGAGACACTTTCAGTCCc GGAGAGCAGCCCCCGTCAGACAGGATGAAGCCGTCCCGCAGTCGCACCCTGGATGACGCCCTGTCTGAGACGGACACTCTG GAGCTGAATGAGCAGGATCTCTTTGGGGACGTTGGGCCCTGCATCACTGTCTTGGTGCCAGAGAAGCCCAGAACCCCCTTGAAGAGCGGCAAGAGTGAGAGCCAGACACAGCCCTCACCCAG gttGGACGGTGGCCACACCCCCAAGCAGAAGCGTGGCACACCGCTGAAGGATCGGCAGCTCTCCAAGCCGCTGAGTGATAGGGCCAACAGCTCTGAAGGAGAGAGATCACCCGAGCTGGGACACTCCACACAG GCCCTGAGGAAGGCTGTCTATGACCAGCTGAACCAGGTCCTGCTGGCTGACTCTGCTCTTCCTGAGAGCCTCATCCTGGTCAACAGCACTGACTGGCAGGGGCAG TACGTGgcagagctgctgcagaagcagaagcagccgGTGGTGTGCACCTGCTCGGGGCCGGAGATCCAGGCTGTGCTCTCCGCTGTCCTCACACGCATCCAGAAGTT ctGTAACTGCAACTCCTCCATGCCCAGACCGGTGAAAGTAGCAGCCGTGGGGGGGCAGAGCTACCTGGGGGCCATCCTGCGGTTCTTCGTCACCCAGCTGGCCAACAAGACGTCCGATTGGCTGGGCCACATGCGGTTCTTGGTGGTGCCTTTGG GTTCACACCCCGTGGCCAAGCACCTGGGTGCCCTGGATAACCGCTATAGCGCGGCCTTCCTGGACAGCGCATGGAGGGACCTGTTCAGCCGCACGGAGCCCCCCCAGACAG AAGTCCTGGATGTAGCCGGCCGGATCGCCCAGTACATCAGCGGCGCCACCGTGAGCCACCAGCTGCCCATTGCCGAGGCCATGCTGACCTGCAAGCACCGCAC gCAAGATGAAGATTCTTACCAGAAATTCATTCCTTTTATTGGG GTGGTGAAGGTGGGATTTATCGAACCCGGGCCTTCGTCTGCAG GCGTTGACACGGAAGAGGGCGTGGCTGTCAATCTGGCCGTCCCCTCCACGTCCCCGCCCTCTCACGGATCTCCTGGGGGGCTGATGAAGGACGTggctgccacccccccctcctctccctccatgaGTGCCGTGCTGGCTGGGCAGGG AAGTCCTAGCATGCCCCACGGGGCAGACACCATCGGCCTGCAGGTGGATTATTGGCTGGCCTCGCTGGCGGAGAAGCggcgggagggggagaggcgcGACACGGGCTGCAAGAACACCCTGAAGAGCGCCTTCCGCTCGCTGCAGGTCAGCCGGCTGCCAGGAGGGGGCGCCAGCGACCTCCAGACCCAGGTCAACACCATGGCCATGATTGTGGTCACCAAGGAGAAGAACAAGAAAG TGGCCACCATATTCCTGGGGAAGAAGCCGAAGGAGAAGGATGTGGACTCAAAGAGCCAGGTCATAGAGGGCATCAGCAGACTCATCTGCTCTGCCAAGCAACAGCAAACCATTCTGAAAG TATCCATAGACGGGGTGGAGTGGAACGACGTCAAGTTCTTCCAGCTGGCCGCTCAGTGGCCCACCCACGTCAAGTACTTCCCGGTGGGACTGTTTGGCTACAGCAAACCCCCTTCCTAG
- the LOC118790808 gene encoding phosphofurin acidic cluster sorting protein 1-like isoform X1 translates to MSERGGLPRTGGAPSPHMQPSKPVAITSNRPVQMNLFATWEVDRSSPSCVPRLFNLTLKKLVMLKELDRDLTSVVIAVKLQGSKRILRSNEILLSSAGLTETDLQLTFSLQYPHFLKRDANKLQIMLQRRKRYKNRTILGYKTLALGLINMAEVMQHPSEGAQVLGLHSQVKDTSVPVAEIRVYSLSSQPIDHEGPKAKLSDRSPDIDNYSEEEEESFSSEQEGSDDPAHSQYLFDEEDEVRKKKPRRKMTSNTAITRVNQPNIKQKFVALLKRFKVTDEVGFGLEHVSREQIQEVEEDLDELYDSLEMYNPSDSGPEMEETDSILSTPKPKLRPFFEGMSQSSSQTEIGSLNSKGSLGRDTFSPQGEQPPSDRMKPSRSRTLDDALSETDTLELNEQDLFGDVGPCITVLVPEKPRTPLKSGKSESQTQPSPRLDGGHTPKQKRGTPLKDRQLSKPLSDRANSSEGERSPELGHSTQALRKAVYDQLNQVLLADSALPESLILVNSTDWQGQYVAELLQKQKQPVVCTCSGPEIQAVLSAVLTRIQKFCNCNSSMPRPVKVAAVGGQSYLGAILRFFVTQLANKTSDWLGHMRFLVVPLGSHPVAKHLGALDNRYSAAFLDSAWRDLFSRTEPPQTEVLDVAGRIAQYISGATVSHQLPIAEAMLTCKHRTQDEDSYQKFIPFIGVVKVGFIEPGPSSAGVDTEEGVAVNLAVPSTSPPSHGSPGGLMKDVAATPPSSPSMSAVLAGQGSPSMPHGADTIGLQVDYWLASLAEKRREGERRDTGCKNTLKSAFRSLQVSRLPGGGASDLQTQVNTMAMIVVTKEKNKKVATIFLGKKPKEKDVDSKSQVIEGISRLICSAKQQQTILKVSIDGVEWNDVKFFQLAAQWPTHVKYFPVGLFGYSKPPS, encoded by the exons GCTGTTTAATCTAACCCTGAAGAAGCTGGTGATGCTGAAGGAGCTGGACAGAGACCTGACGTCAGTGGTCATCGCGGTCAAGCTCCAg gGTTCTAAGCGAATCCTGCGCTCCAATGAGATTTTGCTGTCCTCAGCTGGACTGACGGAGACAGACTTGCAGCTCACCTTCTCCTTACAG TACCCGCACTTCCTGAAGAGAGATGCTAATAAGCTTCAGATCATGCTGCAGCGCCGCAAGCGCTACAAAAACCGCACCATCCTGGGCTACAAGACACTGGCCCTGGGCCTGATCAACATGGCGGAG GTGATGCAGCACCCCAGCGAGGGGGCGCAGGTGCTTGGGCTGCACAGCCAGGTGAAGGACACCTCCGTCCCCGTGGCAGAGATCCGCGTCTACTCGCTGTCCAGCCAGCCTATCGACCATGAGGGGCCCAAGGCCAAACTGTCAG ATCGCTCACCGGACATTGATAATTactctgaggaggaggaggagagcttCTCATCAGAGCAGGAGGGCAGTGATGACCCCGCCCACAGCCAG TATCTGTTTGATGAAGAAGATGAAGTGAGGAAGAAGAAGCCAAGGCGCAAAATGACATCCAACACTGCCATCACACGAGTCAAT CAACCGAATATCAAGCAGAAGTTTGTGGCCTTGCTGAAGAGGTTCAAGGTTACTGATGAG GTGGGCTTCGGGCTGGAACACGTGTCCCGGGAGCAGAttcaggaggtggaggaggaccTGGACGAGCTGTACGACAGCCTGGAGATGTACAACCCCAGTGACAGTGGCCCAGAGATGGAGGAGACCGACAGCATCCTCAGCACCCCCAAACCCAAGCTGAG GCCTTTCTTTGAGGGTATGTCCCAGTCCAGCTCCCAGACTGAGATCGGCAGCCTCAACAGCAAAGGCAGTCTGGGCCGAGACACTTTCAGTCCc CAGGGAGAGCAGCCCCCGTCAGACAGGATGAAGCCGTCCCGCAGTCGCACCCTGGATGACGCCCTGTCTGAGACGGACACTCTG GAGCTGAATGAGCAGGATCTCTTTGGGGACGTTGGGCCCTGCATCACTGTCTTGGTGCCAGAGAAGCCCAGAACCCCCTTGAAGAGCGGCAAGAGTGAGAGCCAGACACAGCCCTCACCCAG gttGGACGGTGGCCACACCCCCAAGCAGAAGCGTGGCACACCGCTGAAGGATCGGCAGCTCTCCAAGCCGCTGAGTGATAGGGCCAACAGCTCTGAAGGAGAGAGATCACCCGAGCTGGGACACTCCACACAG GCCCTGAGGAAGGCTGTCTATGACCAGCTGAACCAGGTCCTGCTGGCTGACTCTGCTCTTCCTGAGAGCCTCATCCTGGTCAACAGCACTGACTGGCAGGGGCAG TACGTGgcagagctgctgcagaagcagaagcagccgGTGGTGTGCACCTGCTCGGGGCCGGAGATCCAGGCTGTGCTCTCCGCTGTCCTCACACGCATCCAGAAGTT ctGTAACTGCAACTCCTCCATGCCCAGACCGGTGAAAGTAGCAGCCGTGGGGGGGCAGAGCTACCTGGGGGCCATCCTGCGGTTCTTCGTCACCCAGCTGGCCAACAAGACGTCCGATTGGCTGGGCCACATGCGGTTCTTGGTGGTGCCTTTGG GTTCACACCCCGTGGCCAAGCACCTGGGTGCCCTGGATAACCGCTATAGCGCGGCCTTCCTGGACAGCGCATGGAGGGACCTGTTCAGCCGCACGGAGCCCCCCCAGACAG AAGTCCTGGATGTAGCCGGCCGGATCGCCCAGTACATCAGCGGCGCCACCGTGAGCCACCAGCTGCCCATTGCCGAGGCCATGCTGACCTGCAAGCACCGCAC gCAAGATGAAGATTCTTACCAGAAATTCATTCCTTTTATTGGG GTGGTGAAGGTGGGATTTATCGAACCCGGGCCTTCGTCTGCAG GCGTTGACACGGAAGAGGGCGTGGCTGTCAATCTGGCCGTCCCCTCCACGTCCCCGCCCTCTCACGGATCTCCTGGGGGGCTGATGAAGGACGTggctgccacccccccctcctctccctccatgaGTGCCGTGCTGGCTGGGCAGGG AAGTCCTAGCATGCCCCACGGGGCAGACACCATCGGCCTGCAGGTGGATTATTGGCTGGCCTCGCTGGCGGAGAAGCggcgggagggggagaggcgcGACACGGGCTGCAAGAACACCCTGAAGAGCGCCTTCCGCTCGCTGCAGGTCAGCCGGCTGCCAGGAGGGGGCGCCAGCGACCTCCAGACCCAGGTCAACACCATGGCCATGATTGTGGTCACCAAGGAGAAGAACAAGAAAG TGGCCACCATATTCCTGGGGAAGAAGCCGAAGGAGAAGGATGTGGACTCAAAGAGCCAGGTCATAGAGGGCATCAGCAGACTCATCTGCTCTGCCAAGCAACAGCAAACCATTCTGAAAG TATCCATAGACGGGGTGGAGTGGAACGACGTCAAGTTCTTCCAGCTGGCCGCTCAGTGGCCCACCCACGTCAAGTACTTCCCGGTGGGACTGTTTGGCTACAGCAAACCCCCTTCCTAG